The Sandaracinobacteroides saxicola nucleotide sequence TCGAAGCTGAAGCGGCCGTCGAAGTAGGTGGTGGGCAGCGGCGGCACGATGCAGTGGCTGTTGGTGGGCACGAAGGCGCCCAGGTTGGAGGTGCCCTCGGCAACGCCCAGGCCCGGGCCGATGCTGACGGTCAGCGCCGGCGCGCAGCGGCCACCGGGCGCGGCGGGGGCGTTGGTGTTGGTGAGCGTGCCCGAGAAGGCGACCATGCGCGCCGAGGCGGCGGGGGCGAGGACGAGACCGAGAAGGCCGGCGGCGAAAGCAAGACGAAGCGACATGACGAACTCTCCCATGCCCGGCGGAAAGATGCCGGCGTGGCTATCATCGGGCGCGCGGGACATGCTAGAAAGGCCGCCAAGCCGACCTTTGGCCGACTTTCGGCCGACTTTTGCCGGGGGCGGATGCGTGGACGGGCCAACCCCCATCGATCTTGCCGCCGTGGCACCCTTCGGCATCGGCCGCGTGATGGTGCGGCCGTCGCTGCTGGAGATCGAATGCGAGGGCGAGACAACGGCCGTCTCGCCGCGCGTCATGCAGGTGCTGGTCGCGCTGGCCGAGGCCGCCGGCCGCACCGTGACGCGCGATGAGCTGTCGGTGCGCTGCTGGCGCGGGCGCATCGTGGGGGAGGATGCGCTGAACCGGATCATCGCCAAGCTGCGCGCGCTGGCGGTGGGGCCGGGGCGGCAGGCCTTTGAAATCGCGACGGTGAAGGGGGTGGGGTACCGGCTGGTCGGTGCGGGGACGGAGGCGCCGGCCGCGGCGGGCCCGGTGGTGCCGGCCGGGCCGGCGCGCCGCCGGGCATGGCGATGGATCGGCGGGGCGGCCGTGGGCGCCGCCGTGGCGGGAGGGCTGTGGATCGGTTTCGCGCGGGAGGGCCCCCGGGGCGGTGGCGCCGCGCCGCTGGTGCCCGCGGCGGCGGACATGGAGACGCGCGGGCTGAGCGCGGTGTTCGAAGGCACGCCGGAACGGACGGCGGACGGCATCGGCTATCTGCGGCAGGCAACCGCGATGTCGCCGAGGCAGGCGCCCATCTGGGGGTCGCTGGCGATGGCCCATGTGCTGAGTCTGGCGGATACGCCGGTGGCGGGGCGCGCGGCGGTGATCGCGCGCATCCGCGAGGCGGCGGGGAGGGGCCTGGCGCTCGACCCGCGCGAGGGGCGGTCGCTTGCCGCGATTGTCAGTCTGGCGCCCAGCTTTGGCCAGTGGGGGGCGAAGGACCGGCTGCTGACCGATGCCCTGAAGCGGGCGCCACCGGGCACGGCGCCGCTGATCTTTCAGCGCGTGCTGTTCCTGACGGCGGTGGGGCGCACCGGCGAGGCGCTGGCGCTGGTTGAGCAGCTGAATGCGGTGTCGCCGCTGATCCCGTGGATCCAGGCGGCGCGGATCAACCTGCTGGCCGCCGCCGGCCGGCCGGACGAGGCCGAGCGGGTGGCCGCGTGGGCGGGAACGGTGTGGCCGCGCAACCGGCTGATCTGGTTCACGCGCTTCGACCTGGCGGCCTTTGGCGGGCGCCCGGCGGCGGCGCTGGCGATCGCCGCGGCGGGCGGCCCCGATCAGACATCGCCGCGCGAACTCGCGCTGGCGGTGGCGACGGCACGGGCGGTCCAGTCCCGGAATCCCGCCGAGATCGAGGCTGTGCTGGGCACGTATCGCGCGTTGGCGCGCGACGACCAGGGCCACGCCGAGCGCGGGGTGCGCGCCGCGGTGGCGCTGGGGCGACCGGACGAGGCGCTGGCGCTGGCGGCGATGCTTTATGGATCGGCGGTGCCGCGCCGGACACACGCCGCCTCCTTTCCGCTGATCGGTTTCGAGGCGGCGACGGAGCGGAACACCGCCCTGTTGTTCGTGCCGCCGGGGAATGCGCTGTCGGCGGAGGCGGGGTTCTGGTCGCTGGTGGATCGCATCGGCCTGGCCGCCTATTGGCGGCGGTCGGGGGCGCCGGATGTCTGCCGGCAGCGGCGCAACCCGGTCTGCGATGGCGCGGCGCCCGTTCGTTCGGGGGCGGCGGTCACCGCCGAGGCACGATAGGCCGGATCAGAGTTTGACGAGCATCTTCCCCGTGTTGCCGCCGCTGAACAGGGCGAGGAAGGCGGCGGGGGCGGTTTCGATGCCGTCCATCACCGTTTCCTCCCATTTCAATCTCCCGTCGGCGATCCAGCCGGCCATTTTTTCGATGAACTCGGCTTGCAGGCCGGCGAATTGCGTGACGATGAAGCCCTGGATTTTCAGGCTCTTGCCGACGACCTGGATGATGTTGGAGGGCCCCCGAATCGCGCTGGTGGCGTTATAGTCGGCGATCATGCCGCATTCGACGAGGCGCGCGAACGGGCGGGCGGTTTCGATGGCGACCTCCAGATGCTCGCCGCCGACATTGTCGAAATAGATGTCGATGCCGCGCGGGGCGGCGGCCTGGACGGCGGCCAGCAGGTTGCCGCAGCTGCGGTAGTTGATGGCGTGGTCGACGCCGACCGAGCGCAGCCAGTCACACTTCGCGTCGCTGCCGGCGGTGGCGATGACGGTGCAGCCGAGCGCCTTCCCCACTTGCGCCACGACCGAGCCGACGGCGCCGGCACCGCCGGAGACGAACAGGGTATCGCCGGATTTCGGCTCGCCGATCCGGGTGAGGCCGGCGTAGGCGGTGAGGCCGGGCATGCCGAGGACGCCGAGGAAGGCCTGCTCGGGGACGCCCGGGAGGCTGGGGAGTTTGGTGAGGGCGGCGGCGGGGGCGTTGAAGGCTTCGCGCCAGCCGAACATGCTGTTGACGAGGTCGCCGGGGGCGAAGCCGGGATCGTTCGAGGCGATGACTTCGCCGACGGCGCCGCCCTGGAGCGCTTCGCCGATGGCGAAGGGCGGGACGTAGGATTTCCGGTCGTTCATGCGGCCGCGCATGTAGGGATCAACCGACATCCAGCGGTTCTTCACCTGGACTTCGCCGGCGCCGGGGGCGGGGAGGTCGGTGGTGGCGAGGGTGAAGTTGGCGGGGGTGGGTTCGCCGACGGGGCGCGAGGCGAGGCGGATTTCGCGTGAGGTCGTCGTCATCATTTGTCTCCCTTACCGGCTTCGCTTGCCACGGCGCGGTGGCGGTCGCAAGCGGGCGGCGGATTGGGACAAATCCGACGGAAATGCAGGGGCGGTGGCTGAAACCGTCGGGGGCGATTGACAAGGCTCATGGGCAGGCGGAATTGCTGGAGCCGTTCGATGCGCTGGCATCGCAAGCCGCGCGGCAGTCGCGGCACGGTCGCTTGAGAGAGGGATCCGCCGAGGATCCGGGGCAACAGGCGAAAGGAATCGAGACATGGCACGTGAACCCATCCGCCGCACCGCCGTTCAGGCCGCGGCGACCGTTGCGCGATTGCGGCTGGCGTCCGCCGGGCATGAGCACAGCAATCTGTTCATCCAGCCCGAGATCGTCCGCAAGGGTACGGTGTTCCAGCCGGAGCATGACCGGGTGGAAGTGAAGCAGGACAGCATCGTCAGCTTTGTGGACGATGAGCCGACGCTCAACTGGGGGCATCGCTGCCGCTATCTGATGCACGATCCGGCCAGTGGCGCGCTGTTGCAGGAAGTGCCGGCTCTGCTGCCGCCGAGTTTCGATTTCGGCCGCAATTTCCGCGCGGTGCATGTGGGGACACCGTTCGTTCCCGTGAGCGAGTTGCCGAAGCTGAAGGTGCCGATGCTGCCAGGCGGCCTGTTCGGGCGGGCGCGGCGGCAATGGCATGCGATCCTTTATGCCGGCGCGTCCAACAACCGGCATCTGAACGACATCGAATTCCTCTATCGCGTGCTGGTGGACAGCTATGGCGTGCCTAAGACCAACATCACCGTGCTGAACTATGACGGCACGCTGCAATACAACAACAATGACTGGACGCCGCATGTCGGCTCGATCGGCAACTGGCCGGGCGACAATACGGCGTATCGGGTCAGTGTGAACGGCTCGGGCACGAAGCAGGCGATGCTGGACGCCATCGCGGCGGTGGGCAAGAAGCTGCGGCGGCAGGATTGCCTGCTGATCCACACCAACAACCATGGCGGGCGGTCGGGCAACACCTCGACCCTGTGCACCTACAGCGGTTCGGCGATCCTGCCGGACGACATGGCGAACGCGCTGAAGGCGCTGCCGCAATATGCCGGGCTGATGGTGATGATGGAGCAATGCTTCGCCGGCGGTTTCATCGACCCGATCGTCAACGCCTCCACTGCGGACTGCACGCATGTGGCGAGCGCGGTGGATGCGACGACATCGTCGGATGGGGGCGCCAATTTCGATCCGTTCGCGTTGGCCTGGATTCGCGCGATGGCGGAGCATACGGAAAGCGGCGGCACGCTGACGCCCGCGGTGGGCCATGATGCCAAGGGCCATGTGACCGCGAAAGATGCGTTCGATTGGGCGAAGGCAAACGGCACCGGCGTGCACGACAACCCGGTGTCCGGGCAAAACGGGCCATGCGGCGGGGCGCTGTATCTGGGCGGCAGCGATTTCGTGTTCCGGCTGCCGCCGCTGTATCGCAAGCTGTGGCCATGGGAGATCATTCCCGATCCGGGGCCGGAGCAGCTGCGGCGCGGGCTGGAAGTGATCCAGCAGGCGGTGACCGCGGGCCAGCTGGTGCTGCCCGAGACGCGCACGGGGCTGGAGGCGGCACAGACCCGCGTGCGGACCTTGCTGGACAAGGCGTTCCGGTAATGGACGCGGGCGGCGCGGCGGCGCGGGTGGCGGCGGCGGTGCCGCCGGCCGACCGCGCCGTTGCGCGCGCCTGGCTCGACCCGGTCCCTTATGCGGCCGGTGATCCGCTGGGAACGACGCGGGTTTTCGCGCCGGCGCCGGGGCGGCTTTGGCTGGGCTGGGTGGACCTGGAGCCGGATCGCAACTGGAGCCACCGGGCCTTCGCGGTGCTGGTGCATGAGGATGGCGCGGTGGAGACGGCAACCATCGATTTTCCGCCGGCGCTGCCCGCCGGGCGACGCTGGGTCTCCGTTTGAGCGTCACAAAAGTGCGGGGTTGCGGCCGGCGCGTGGCGTGACAAGGCTGCGCGATAAAGGAGACCGCCATGGATTTCGCCTTGCCCGCCGAGCTGACCGCCTATCTGGCCGAGCTGGACGCCTTCATCGAGGCGGAGATCAAGCCGTTGCAGGCGAAGGACGACAATGAGCGCTTCTTCGACCATCGGCGCGAATGGGCGCGGACGGATTTCGACAATGGTGGCCTGCCGCGGCATGAGTGGGAGCAGTTGCTGCGGCAGGCGAAGCTGCTGGCGGACAGGGCCGGGCATTATCGCTTTGCGCTACCCAAGGAATATGGCGGGAAGGACGGCAGCAATCTGTGGATGGCGGTGATCCGCGAGCATCTGGCAGCCAAGGGTCTGGGGCTGTTCAACGACTTGCAGAATGAGCATTCGATCGTGGGCAACAATCCGTTCGTGCTGATGTTCCGCGATTTCGGGACGGAGGCGCAGAAGGCCGAGTTCATCCCCGGCATGCTGAACGGCACGCGGATCATCACCTTCGGCCTGACCGAGCCGAACCATGGCAGCGACGCGACGCACATGGAGACGCGCGCCGTGCCGGAGGAGCGCGATGGCGTGGCGGGCTGGCGCATCAACGGCGAGAAGATGTGGACGACCGGCATGCATGTGGCGACGCATTGCGCGCTGTTCGCCCGCACCGAGGGGCCGGACGGCGCGGCGCGGGGGATCACGACCTTCCTGGTGCCGGCGGATGCGCCGGGCGTGAAGATCGAGGAATATCTGTGGACGTTCAACATGCCGACCGATCATCCGCGGGTGAGCTTCACCGATGTGTGGGTGCCGGACAGCGCGATCTGGGGGCAGCCGGGAGCGGGGTTGGCGCTGGCGCAGCATTTCGTGCACGAGAACCGCATCCGGCAGGCGGCGTCATCGCTGGGCGCGGCGAGTTATTGCATTGAAGAGTCGGTGAAATATGCGCGCGCGCGGAGGCCGTTTGGCAAGGCGCTGGCGGAGAATCAGGCGATCCAGTTTCCGCTGGTGGAGCTGGCGACGCAGGCGGAGATGCTGCGGCTGCTGATCCGCAAGACGGCGTGGGAAATGGACCAGATGCCCAAGCCCGAGGTGGAGAAGCGGCTGTCTGACAAGGTGAGCATGTGCAATTACTGGGCGAACCGGCTGGTGTGCGAGGCGGCAGACCGGGCGATGCAGGTGCATGGCGGCATCGGCTACAGCCGTCACAAGCCGTTCGAGCATATCTATCGTCACCACCGCCGCTATCGGATTACCGAGGGGAGCGAGGAGATCCAGATGCGCAAGGTGGCGGCGCATCTGTTCGGCTATCTGGGGCCGCGGCGGGCCTTGTTCGCATAGGCAGGGGGCTGTTGGCGGTACGGGTGGGGCGTGTGGGGAGGCCCCCTCCCGCTCGCTGCGCGAGTCGCCTTCCCCACAAGTGGGGGAGGGGCTTCCGGGGTGGCTTGGCGGGCCCCCTCCGTCATCGCCGTTCCGGCGCTGACACCTCCCCCACAAGTGGGGGAGGATCAGGGTGGGGTGTTCGTAAGTGTTGGGCGCGGAATGGGCTCAGGATCAAGTCCGAGGTGACGGCGGAGGGTGGCGATCAGATCGTCAAGGGTGTGGAGCTGCGCGAAGTCTTGGGCGCTGACCAGGGTTTCGAGGGTGCCGGCGGAGTCGCGGAGGATGGCGGGCAGCGGGATGGTTTCGTTGGGGAAGGCGGCGGCGAAATCATCGCGGTGGTGGAAGACGACGGGAATGCCGAGGCTTTCGACGAAAGCGCGCCATTGGGGTTTCATGCCGAAGGTCGAGTAGCTGACCTCGCACAGGCGGCAGGCGTAGGTGGACGGCGAGAGCCATTTGTGGGCGAGGTCGAGCGCGCCGTTCAGGAGGCCGCCGTCGGCGTTGTAGACGAAGCGCAGGGTGGTCATCGGCGAAGCGGCGATGGTTGATCTGTCGCTGGTCGTCGATGTCCTGTTTCCGGCTGCCGGGCCGGCATCGCGCTATTCCACCGGCACCACTGGCCTGCGCTGCATCTCATCCAACCGCGGCCGCAAGGCCTCGGCCACGCGCTTCGACTGCTGCCTTAGCCAGGAGATCCTTGATGGCGTCAACGGATGGTTGACGACATAGATGCTGGGCTTCGCGGTTGGTGAGACAGTCGAGTCCATATCCGAACTCGGTTTGCCAGAAGCTGTCCAATGCTGGTCCATGCTTTTGCCTTATCATATCCAGCGTGTCGGATTGAAGCGCGATCTTCGCCGACCCGGGGCTCGCGGTCAGGCATATCATGCCGACCACTGTACCGCCCATGTGCTCCACATAGCCCCGCAGGCTGGCGAGCGTGCCACCCATCCCGACATGATCGTCGACCAGCAGATAGTCCATCCCCGCCACAAGCGCGCCAGCGAACCGCGCGGGCGTCACGATGCGCTGGAATGCCGGCGCGCGTGTGTGCCCGACCTTGTTCGTCTGCACGACCCGATCGAACTGAACCGGCAGGTCGGCGTTCATGCCGACGAACAGGGCAAGGGTTGGCGGTATCGTGTTGAAATCGGCGGAATCGTTAACCAGCACATTCTCGTCCGCCACGACAGGCACGACGGTCGGCCGCCTGCCGCGAAAATGTTCAGGGATGGCGGCGAGATCCGCGTCTGACGTCACCAGGTCCAATATCAGACGGAGCGCATCGCCTGCGCTGCCGGTCTTCGCCTTCAGATAGGAGGGATGCGCGTCGCGATCCTGTTGCGCGGCGAGGACGAGGACATCGGGGAAATTGGGTGGCCAGGGCCGGCGGGGCGGCAGGTCGGTCATATCCCGATGCAGAGATATTTGATCTCGACATAATCCTCGATGCCGTAGCGGCTGCCTTCGCGGCCGATGCCGCTTTCCTTCACGCCGCCGAAGGGGGCGAGTTCGGTGCTGATGATGCCGCTGTTGATGCCGACGATGCCATATTCGAGCGCCTCGGCGACGCGCCACACGCGCCCGAGATTCTGAGCGTAGAAATAGGCGGCGAGGCCGAAGCGCGTGTCGTTGGCGGCGGCGATCACGTCCTCGTCGGTGTCGAAGCGGAACACCGGCGCCAGCGGCCCGAAGGTTTCTTCCTGCGCGACCGCCATGTCGGCGGTGACGCCGGTGAGCAGCGCCGGGGAGAGGAACTGGCCGCCCAGACGCTCGCCGCCGATGACCCTGGTGGCGCCCTTGGCCAGCGCGTCGGCCAGATGCTCCTCGGTCTTCTCGACCGCGGCCATGTCGATCATCGGGCCGATGGTGGTGCCGGGTTCGGCGCCGTCGCCCACCTTCAGCGCGGCGATGGCGGTGCGCAGTTTTTCGACGAAGGCGTCGTGGATGCCGGATTGGGCGTAGATGCGGTTGGCGCAGACGCAGGTCTGGCCGGCGTTGCGGAATTTGGAGAGCATGGCGCCTTCGACCGCGGCGTCGAGGTCGGCATCGTCGAACACGATGAAGGGGGCGTTGCCGCCGAGTTCAAGGCTGATCTTCTGCACCTGGCCGGCGGCGGCGGCCATCAGCTGCTTGCCAATCTCGGTGGAGCCGGTGAAGCTGATTTTCCTGACCAGCGGGTTGGACGTCATCTCGCCGCCGATTGCGCTGGCGCTGCCGGTGACGATGCTGAGCAGGCCTTTGGGCAGGCCGGCTTCCTCCGCCAGGACGGCAAGGGCGAGCGCGGTCAGCGGCGTGGCGGAGGCGGGTTTGACGACCATCGGGCAGCCGGCGGCCAAGGCAGGCCCACATTTGCGGGTGATCATCGCCGCCGGGAAGTTCCAGGGGGTGATCGCGGCCGTGACACCGATCGGCTGTTTCAGCACCACGATGCGCCGGTTGGGGGCGTGGGCGGGGATGACATCGCCGTAGAGGCGTTTTCCTTCCTCGGCGAACCATTCGATGAAGCTGGCGGCGTAGGCGATTTCGCCGCGCGATTCGGCGAGCGGTTTCCCTTGTTCCGCGGTCATGATGGCGGCGAGGTCGTCGGTATGGGCAACAATGAGGTCGAACCAGCGGCGCAGGATGAGGGCGCGGTCTTTGGCGGTGCAGGCGGCCCAGGCGGGCATGGCGGCGGCCGCCGCCGCGATGGCGGCGCGGGTTTCATTGGCGCCCATGTTGGGAACGGTGGCGATGGTGGCGCCGGTCGCGGGGTTGGTGACGGCGATGGTCTTGTCGCCGCTTTGCCATTCGCCGCCGATGAAGGCCTGGTCACGCAACAGGTCGGGGCGGGTCAGCTTCATGGGTCAGGCTTTCGGTTGCGGGTTCGGCGGCGGCTTCCCTGGCGCGGCTGCGCTCGGTGAACCAGATGCCGATCAGGCTGAGTTCGTAGAGGATCATCAGCGGAATGGCGAGCATCAGCTGGCTGAGCACATCGGGCGGGGTGAGGACGGCGGCGACCACGAACGCCGCGACGATGGCGTAGCGGCGGCCGGCGACCAGCTGCGCGCGGGTGACGATGCCGGCGCGTTCCAACAGCATGAGGAGGACGGGGAGCAGGAAGGAGATGCCGAAGGCGAAGATGAAGTGCATCACCAGGCTGAGATAATCGCCCATGGCGGGCAGCGCTTCCTGTTTGAAGCCCTCGCCGATGCCGATGTTCTGGAAGGAGAGGAAGAAGCGGAAGGCGGTGGGCATCACGACATAATAGGCGAGCGCCGCGCCGGCGGTGAACAGGATGGGCGTGGCGAACAGGAAGGGCAGGAGCGCGTTCTTCTCCTTGCGGTAGAGGCCCGGCGCGACGAAGGCCCAGAGCTGGTTGGCGATCACCGGGAAGGCGATGAGGAAGGCGGCGAAGACGGCGACCTTGATCTCGACGAAGAAGGCTTCGTAGAGCTTGGTATAGATGATGGTGCCGCCGTTGCCGCCATAGGCGCGGACCAGGGGCTGGGCGAGGAAGGCGAAGATATGCTTCGCCTGGGTGAAGGCGACGATGAAGCCGACGAGCAGCGCGGCGATCGACCAGAGCAGGCGGCGGCGCAGCTCGATCAGATGGTCGAGGAGCGGGGCCTTGGTGTCGTCGATGTCCTTCATGGGCGGGGGGGTGCCTCTTCGACCGACGTCCCCACCCCCGGCCCCTCCCCTGAAGGGGAGGGGAGATGCTGTTCCTCACCCTCCCACGGCTGCGCCGCGGGCCCCTTTCTCTCCCGTTCCGCGGGAGAGGGGTTGTTCGCCATGATCGCAGCGTTCTGGGCGGCCCATTGCTTCTGCATTTCTTCCAGCTCGGCTTCGCGCATCATCGTGTCGAAGCCGCTGCGGACGTGGCGGGCCATGCCGCGGGCCTTGTTCACCCATTGGCCGACCTGGCGCAGGACGCGCGGCAGGTCCTTGGGGCCGATGACCACCAGGGCGACGATGGCGATCAGCAGCAGTTCGGAATAGCCGATGTCCAGCATGGACCGCGCCCGGCCGCGCGTCAGGCGCGCGGGACGTCTTGCGGCGTCACGGCGGGGGTCGCGGCGGGGGTGACGGGGGGCGGCGCGGCGACCTGCTGCGCGGGAGCGGGCGTCGTGTCGTCCTCCGCCATACCTTTCTTGAAGCTTTTGATGCCCTTGGCCAGGTCGCCCATGAAATCGCTCATCCGGCCCTTGCCGAACAGCAGCAGCACGATGATGGCCACGATCAGCCAATGCCAGATGCTCAAGCTACCCATGTCATCACTCCTTTGTCCGGCGCTTTACCCTGCTTGGGCGACGGTTTCCAGCGGTGCGTCGGATATGGTGTCGCCGGCGAGCGCTTCCAACAGGCCGGCGGCTTTCAGCTCGGCGATGCCGGGGAGGTCGCGGCGGCTGGCGAGGCCGAAATGGGCGAGGAAGGCGGGGGTGGAGGCATATTGCAGCGGCCGGCCGGGGGTCTCCCGGCGGCCCGCGGGGCGCACCCAGCCGGCCTCCATCAGCACGTCGAGCGTGCCCTTGTTGATGGCGACGCCGCGGATGTCCTCGATCTCCGCCCGGGTGGCGGGTTCGTGGTAGGCGATGATGGCCAGCGTTTCGAGGGCGGCACGGCTGAGCTTCTTCGGTTCCTCCCGCGTGCGGCGCAGGATGTCGGCGAGGTCGGGGGCGGTCTGGAACAGCCAGCGCCCGCCGCGTTCGACGAGCTGCACGCCGCGCGCGCCATAGTGGGCGGCGAGGTCGGCGAGCGCGGCGCCAAGGTCGCCGTCACCGGCATAGCTGCGGATGTCCTCGGCGCGGAGCGGCTCGGCGGCGGCGAACAGGACGGCCTCGACGCGGCGGGTGTAGGTGTCACTCATCGCACAGGCCCCCACCCCAGCCCTCCCCACTCTACGGCGCTGGCGCGCCGTGGGGGGAGGGGGATTTCAGTCGACATCCTCGACGTCCACTTTTTCGCCGGTCACCTTCTGGCTGAGCGCGGCGGCCATGAAGGGGTCGAGGCTGCCGTCGAGGACGCTTTGCGGGTCGGTGCTGGTGACGCCGGTGCGCAGGTCCTTTACCAGCTGATAGGGTTGCAGCACGTAGCTGCGGATCTGGTGGCCCCAGCCGATGTCGCTCTTGGTGGCGTTGATGGCGTTGGCTTCGGCCTCGCGGCGTTGCAGTTCGGCTTCGTAGAGCCGTGCTTTCAGCATCTTCATCGCGGTGGCGCGGTTCTTGTGCTGGCTGCGCTCGGTCTGGCAGGCGACGACGATGTTGGTGGGGATGTGGGTGATGCGCACGGCGCTGTCCGTGGTGTTGACATGCTGGCCGCCGGCGCCGGACGAGCGGTAGGTGTCGATGCGCAGGTCCTTCTCGTTGATCTCGATGTCGATGTCGTCGTCGACCTGGGGATAGACCCAGACGCTGGCGAAGCTGGTGTGGCGGCGGGCGGAGCTGTCGTAGGGGCTGATGCGCACCAGGCGGTGCACGCCGGCCTCGGTCTTGGCCCAGCCATAGGCGCCCTCGCCCTTCAGCAGCAGCGTCGCCGACTTGATGCCGGCCTGTTCGCCGCTGTGGTAGTCGATCATCTCGGCCTTGAAGCCGCGCCGTTCGCCCCAGCGCGAATACATGCGCAAGAGCATGCTGGCCCAGTCCTGTGATTCGGTGCCACCGGCGCCGCTGTTGATCTCGACATAGGTGTCGGACGCGTCGGCCTCGCCGGCCAGAAGCGCGGCGATCTTGTCGCGTTCGGCGCGTTCGGCCAGCGCGGCGAGGCTGGCGACGGCCTCATTCTCCATCTCGCTGTCGCCCTCGGCCTCCGCCATCTCGATGAGTTCGACGGTGTCGGCGAGTTCGCGCTCGATGGCCCTGGTGGCGGTGATCGCCTCATCCAGCCGGCGGCGTTCCTGCATCACGGCCTGCGCGGCCTTGGGATCGTTCCACAGCGTCGGGTCCTCGACGCGATTGTTCAGCTGGTCGAGACGGCGGAGCGCGCGATCCCAGTCAAAGAAACCTCCTCAGCAGGTCGAGCGCCTGCTGGATCTTGTCGGCATGGGCTTGCGCTTCGGCGCGCATGGTCGGGCTCCTTCAGTTACGACACACCTATGGCCCTGCCGATGATTTAGCAACCGAATGAGACACTTTTCTCTTAACGTGGGCCTCATAACCCTTTACCATAGCGTCCACGATCATTGGAAATTCAAAAATATCGACAACCGGAATAGTTAGAAGTTCCCCATAAGGCCGCAAAAATCCCGACATGTTAAAACCTAAATAAAAGAAATTTGGATAGCATACTTCAATGTAAAACCCTTTTATTACCATAATCATTTTTACGCACTCTGGTGTAGTGTTTTGCAATTCAGCGTGAGAAAATGATAACAATGATAAATCAACCAATGCAGGCATAAATATGAAATTTGACAGAGCAGATGGTGAAAATCCAACTTCTCCATCAAAACACCTGTCAATTAATCTGAACACTCTAACGTAGAATGATGATAAACAAGATAATTGACTATCTTTCAATATCGATTTCATCAAAACACTCAAATTATGACCGACTGAAAAATATTCATACATGCCAGAATTAGATATCGCAGCGCGCCAAAACATCGATAATACGGATTTCGCAAATTTTTCATGCGCAAATTCGATATCCTTTATAATCTCTCCGTTGCATGCTTTTTTGTCCATTTCTTTCAGCTTGTTCTGCAAAATACCATCAAATTCTTTATTGAAATATGATTCGCAATTTGCGCACAAAATTCTTGAGCCTCCGGTGTCGCTGGTTTTGCGTACACTTTTTGCCCTAGTGTCCAATACTATCATGGACCCACTATCAGATCGAGAAATGATCTTAAAAAGTCCATTGGGAATGGCATGAGAGTTGCAAAGATTCCCAATCCTGTCGCAGAATCGACACCTAGTAAGGTTTTTACCGATCATAAATTATGAAGTATAGCGATGTGAAAGATCGGTCAAATGCAAAGCGTAAACAATCACTATCATAGTTCGGGATAAAAGAGCAGGCTCTAACTCACCCGTTGCAGGTCGGGCATGCCGACCAGTTTCTGCGACTTGGCGATTTTCAGGCGGGCCATCCAGGGCGAATCCTCGTCGGTGAAGCGCGACGGGGTCATGCCGACGAAGGTCTTGAAATCGCGGATGAAGTGGGACTGGTCGTAGAAGACGCCCCCGGCCGCCGCCTCCCAGCCGCCGGCGGGTTCCAGGCCGAGGCGGACGGCGGCCTGAAGGGTGCGGTATTTGCGCGCCAGC carries:
- a CDS encoding winged helix-turn-helix domain-containing protein encodes the protein MDGPTPIDLAAVAPFGIGRVMVRPSLLEIECEGETTAVSPRVMQVLVALAEAAGRTVTRDELSVRCWRGRIVGEDALNRIIAKLRALAVGPGRQAFEIATVKGVGYRLVGAGTEAPAAAGPVVPAGPARRRAWRWIGGAAVGAAVAGGLWIGFAREGPRGGGAAPLVPAAADMETRGLSAVFEGTPERTADGIGYLRQATAMSPRQAPIWGSLAMAHVLSLADTPVAGRAAVIARIREAAGRGLALDPREGRSLAAIVSLAPSFGQWGAKDRLLTDALKRAPPGTAPLIFQRVLFLTAVGRTGEALALVEQLNAVSPLIPWIQAARINLLAAAGRPDEAERVAAWAGTVWPRNRLIWFTRFDLAAFGGRPAAALAIAAAGGPDQTSPRELALAVATARAVQSRNPAEIEAVLGTYRALARDDQGHAERGVRAAVALGRPDEALALAAMLYGSAVPRRTHAASFPLIGFEAATERNTALLFVPPGNALSAEAGFWSLVDRIGLAAYWRRSGAPDVCRQRRNPVCDGAAPVRSGAAVTAEAR
- a CDS encoding NADP-dependent oxidoreductase, translating into MTTTSREIRLASRPVGEPTPANFTLATTDLPAPGAGEVQVKNRWMSVDPYMRGRMNDRKSYVPPFAIGEALQGGAVGEVIASNDPGFAPGDLVNSMFGWREAFNAPAAALTKLPSLPGVPEQAFLGVLGMPGLTAYAGLTRIGEPKSGDTLFVSGGAGAVGSVVAQVGKALGCTVIATAGSDAKCDWLRSVGVDHAINYRSCGNLLAAVQAAAPRGIDIYFDNVGGEHLEVAIETARPFARLVECGMIADYNATSAIRGPSNIIQVVGKSLKIQGFIVTQFAGLQAEFIEKMAGWIADGRLKWEETVMDGIETAPAAFLALFSGGNTGKMLVKL
- a CDS encoding acyl-CoA dehydrogenase family protein, translating into MDFALPAELTAYLAELDAFIEAEIKPLQAKDDNERFFDHRREWARTDFDNGGLPRHEWEQLLRQAKLLADRAGHYRFALPKEYGGKDGSNLWMAVIREHLAAKGLGLFNDLQNEHSIVGNNPFVLMFRDFGTEAQKAEFIPGMLNGTRIITFGLTEPNHGSDATHMETRAVPEERDGVAGWRINGEKMWTTGMHVATHCALFARTEGPDGAARGITTFLVPADAPGVKIEEYLWTFNMPTDHPRVSFTDVWVPDSAIWGQPGAGLALAQHFVHENRIRQAASSLGAASYCIEESVKYARARRPFGKALAENQAIQFPLVELATQAEMLRLLIRKTAWEMDQMPKPEVEKRLSDKVSMCNYWANRLVCEAADRAMQVHGGIGYSRHKPFEHIYRHHRRYRITEGSEEIQMRKVAAHLFGYLGPRRALFA
- a CDS encoding PEPxxWA-CTERM sorting domain-containing protein, with translation MSRAPDDSHAGIFPPGMGEFVMSLRLAFAAGLLGLVLAPAASARMVAFSGTLTNTNAPAAPGGRCAPALTVSIGPGLGVAEGTSNLGAFVPTNSHCIVPPLPTTYFDGRFSFDFSGGDVLTGTYSGTLSATATPGTFANVQTFIATGGTGRYANTTGSFTGIGNVVFAPGQLPASFETLAGTLAIGAVPEPHSWALLITGFALVGGVLRRRGAAPVAS
- a CDS encoding C13 family peptidase, with amino-acid sequence MAREPIRRTAVQAAATVARLRLASAGHEHSNLFIQPEIVRKGTVFQPEHDRVEVKQDSIVSFVDDEPTLNWGHRCRYLMHDPASGALLQEVPALLPPSFDFGRNFRAVHVGTPFVPVSELPKLKVPMLPGGLFGRARRQWHAILYAGASNNRHLNDIEFLYRVLVDSYGVPKTNITVLNYDGTLQYNNNDWTPHVGSIGNWPGDNTAYRVSVNGSGTKQAMLDAIAAVGKKLRRQDCLLIHTNNHGGRSGNTSTLCTYSGSAILPDDMANALKALPQYAGLMVMMEQCFAGGFIDPIVNASTADCTHVASAVDATTSSDGGANFDPFALAWIRAMAEHTESGGTLTPAVGHDAKGHVTAKDAFDWAKANGTGVHDNPVSGQNGPCGGALYLGGSDFVFRLPPLYRKLWPWEIIPDPGPEQLRRGLEVIQQAVTAGQLVLPETRTGLEAAQTRVRTLLDKAFR